The sequence below is a genomic window from Sorangiineae bacterium MSr12523.
AGCGCGGGGGCGCTGAACGACGACGTGTTCATCCCGCATCCGTCGCTCGGCGGCGCCATGCACGGTGACAAGGTGAAGATCGCCATCGTCGGGCGCAGCGCCAAAGGCGCCGAGGGCTCCGTGCTCGAGGTCCTCGAGCGGCACATCAAGCGGGTCGCGGGCACGTTGCGCCGCCGCGGCAAGAGCGCATGGCTCGAGCCGGACGATACGCGCATCCGCGGCCCCATCGTGTTGCCGCGCAACATCGACCAGGTCGCCGGCGAGGGAAACAGCGGCAAGGATGGCGACGCGGCGGTGGTCACCATCGCGCGCTACCCCGAGATGCCCGACGAGAACCCCGAGGGACGCCTCGAGGCGGTGCTGGGCAAGCCGGGCGAGATCTCGGTCGAGGTAGCCAAGGTCCTGGTGCGCGAGCAAGTCGAGGAGGTGCACTCGCCCGAGGCGTTCGCCGAGGCCGAGGCTTACGGCATCGAGGTCCCCGCGGAGATGCTCGAAGGCCGCGAAGACCTGACGCACATCCCGCTGCCCACGATCGATCCCGAAGATGCGCGCGACCACGACGACGCGGTGTGGGTCGAGCGCCTGGAGCGCGGAGACGGCTACCGCGCGTGGATCGCCATCGCCGACGTGAGCTCGTACGTGCGCCCCGGCACGAAGGTCGATGCGGAGGCGCTCGGGCGCGGGTGCAGCATCTACCTGCCCGACCGCGCCATCCCCATGCTTCCGCGGCCGCTGTCGTCGAATCTGTGTTCGCTGCTGCCCGACGTGATTCGTCTTTGCCTCTGCGCCGAGATCGAACTGGATGGCGCGGGCCGCGTGAAGAAGTCGCGCTTGATCCGCGGCTTCATGCGCAGCGCGGCCAAGCTGACGTACGGCGGCGTGGCCCGCGCGCTCGGGTTGACCGACAACCCGCCGCGCGATCCCAAGGCGGAGGAGATGGTCGACGGCTTGCGCGTGGCCTACGAGCTATCGCGCAAGCTGCGCACGCAGCGTTTGAAGCGCGGCGCCGTCGACTTCGATCTGCCGGAGGCGAAGATCGTCCTCGGCGACGAGGGCGAGCCGCTCGATGTGATGCGCCGCGCGGAGGATGCGGGCGTCAAACGCGCCTACCAGCTCATCGAGGAGCTGATGCTCCTGGCCAACGAAACGGTGGCGCGATGGTTCGTGCAGCAGGAGCTACCCACCGTGTTTCGCGTGCACGCGGCGCCGGATCCGGAGAAGCTCGACCGGTTCGCGCGACTTTGCGAGCAGCTGGGCATCGAGTTCGATCTGGAGATCGCCGAGGATCCGAAGCAGCTCAGCACCTTGGTGAAGTCGTTCAGCGAGCTCGATGAAGCGCGCGTGCTGAACATGCTGCTGCTTCGCTCGATGAAGCAGGCGACGTACGACATCGTCAACGTCGGGCACTTCGGCCTCGCGTCGAAGGCGTACCTGCATTTCACCTCACCCATCCGCCGCTACCCCGACTTGATCGTGCACCGCGCGGTGCACGCGGTGCTCTTGGGCAAAGGGCGCTCGCTCGGCGAAAAGGAGCTCGCCGAGGCGGCCATCCGCTCGTCGACGGCGGAACGGCGCGCGATGGACATCGAGCGCGAGGTGGCCGATCTCTACCGCGCCGTGTTCATGCGCGACCGCGTGGGCCAGCACTTCGAAGGCAACGTGACCGCGATCGTTGGTTCGGGCGTGTTCGTGAACCTGGACGAGCCCTTCGTGGACGTGCTTGTGCGCTTCGAGGACCTCGGCGGCGGGACGTACGAGCTCGACGACGACGGCCTGCGCGCCATCTCCGAATCCGGCGACGCCGTTCAACTCGGCGATCGCATGGGCGTGGAGGTCATCGACGTGTCGCTGGTGCGCCGCGCGGTCTATGGCCGGCGCTTGTTCCGCGAGTCGGACCTCGTCGAGACGAGAAAGGCGCGGCGTCGCACCGAGAAGGGCGCGAAGAGCACCAAGAGCGCCAACGGGAAGGGCGGGAAGCGCGCCGAGCGCCGGCAGGAGAAGCCCGAGAAGAGGACCTTGCGCAAGGGCAAGCCGGCGAAGTCGAAGAAGGCGGCTCCTCCTACCAAGCGGGCGAAAGTGAAGACGAAGAAAATCGTCAAAAAGAAGGGCAAAAAGGCCCGGCGCTAAGCCCGAATGGCATGCACCTTGCGAGGCATTCCCAAGATGGGGCGCATGCTCGAACGATTTCTCCGTGGGACGCGTGCGATGGGTCCCTGCGCCATGATCGCCATGGCATGCGCATGTGGCTCATCGGACGACGGGAACGATGGAACCAAGCCCCCGCCGGATGGCGGGAACGGCAACGGCATCCTCGATTTCGACTTTCGCAGCGGAAACGATCACGGCTTCGTCCCCGTGATGCGGGACGTGCCCGTGTCCATTTTCGAGGCGTACCAGTCGCACAAGGCAAGTGGCACACTCGGGCCCGTGGCGCCGCTGACGCGCAACTTCAACGAGTACCCCGAGGAGACGTCGCACTGGCTCATGAACTCGGGCATCTACCCCATGCCGGACGGGCTCGAGGGCAGAGGCTTTCTGGTTCAAGGGAACAACCACTCCGACGACATGGATATGCACCTCGTGCGCAAGCTCGGTGCGGCCGAGGGCGTGCAGCCC
It includes:
- the rnr gene encoding ribonuclease R, which produces MLRNLPSRNQVLDTLSQEARPVHAREIATRLGVDDVSYPGFLRLLDDLVYQGILTARDGHKFKLSNASQSVRGEEREGFITIAPRGFGFVSSAGALNDDVFIPHPSLGGAMHGDKVKIAIVGRSAKGAEGSVLEVLERHIKRVAGTLRRRGKSAWLEPDDTRIRGPIVLPRNIDQVAGEGNSGKDGDAAVVTIARYPEMPDENPEGRLEAVLGKPGEISVEVAKVLVREQVEEVHSPEAFAEAEAYGIEVPAEMLEGREDLTHIPLPTIDPEDARDHDDAVWVERLERGDGYRAWIAIADVSSYVRPGTKVDAEALGRGCSIYLPDRAIPMLPRPLSSNLCSLLPDVIRLCLCAEIELDGAGRVKKSRLIRGFMRSAAKLTYGGVARALGLTDNPPRDPKAEEMVDGLRVAYELSRKLRTQRLKRGAVDFDLPEAKIVLGDEGEPLDVMRRAEDAGVKRAYQLIEELMLLANETVARWFVQQELPTVFRVHAAPDPEKLDRFARLCEQLGIEFDLEIAEDPKQLSTLVKSFSELDEARVLNMLLLRSMKQATYDIVNVGHFGLASKAYLHFTSPIRRYPDLIVHRAVHAVLLGKGRSLGEKELAEAAIRSSTAERRAMDIEREVADLYRAVFMRDRVGQHFEGNVTAIVGSGVFVNLDEPFVDVLVRFEDLGGGTYELDDDGLRAISESGDAVQLGDRMGVEVIDVSLVRRAVYGRRLFRESDLVETRKARRRTEKGAKSTKSANGKGGKRAERRQEKPEKRTLRKGKPAKSKKAAPPTKRAKVKTKKIVKKKGKKARR